From the Prosthecobacter fusiformis genome, one window contains:
- a CDS encoding SbcC/MukB-like Walker B domain-containing protein: protein MDRPQRITLSRIIAINWYGFRRIIDVNGLALLCGENGTGKSALLDLVQFVLLGSKGTRFNRAATGDGKRPTGRDRDLRGYCLCDTNTKTKDGQPRYLRPSGVTVAALEFEWPLEDGSTEPRRETWGVRVEYEGPTSDARYVWFYTPCRLHWADLIREPDMTQPDVQQMLAEDEFRVRIKRDLQGDHFGRLETYLDEMGAREHLFFDRTQMNKTLPGAIAFQPVENFESFIRENILEPGLPEVKEVRRSLDALREAERRVDTLGDQLAYLQRIRTHHLSFSEARREEALFGHLRAALDHAEAEEKFHRADSDLVTLRERHAEDKVNMESAVRERDEAKARYDEVKLVAGRDDSLRKLNDLRRQRADLMPRIERLRHASRTAHEMLNERAQHWEEWLKHGQRVGLNAKLERSDLLPQLRSEDAHVGLEALPGLAREYDRINRLGEDWMRPKLEEVEELEKTERDLQYQLISLNEGRTQATPLLDNLRSRGHKADLFARVVEVKPEFESWWPLLESVLGPHRQTVLVEDDSFLAAWEQFQKTTSTELLVSADELRTLKPVAETGSLAEMLETKHPVAQLLINHLLGQIIAVSSSTKLKTHDHAITQDGLLKTPGLRRHLSQEKELTLGEEGLRRMRKEREEGLERVREFMSDFRREVHAVRSWLKRGEDHRLGEDAPKASAIELSQLPGLEANERQLEETIQLLATPEQDRQLQEMDQLEMRLRGLEQRIGSLSTAVTAFVVNERQMTELLDLSREEFQSATLSLHESLNSLPRGLPQDEINTVLKAALEAGGTWQKRKDQAEYGRQFAHDRAERTRRDRNDERRKLAEVHSEYRHDFDADEEDNARYDARCNDLESHQLSHYRQIAEDRRREWEGRLQSQVLDVLREKIDEATRTTKELSKILDQDIGRYRYRISQTRDRAQSAMWNLIENGLEGFNPSDELFVSSHQDEIAKAKEELMAAIDNPDDPKAQRLLDYRFYHRYDMLMIPSGHSEEAAISLQNNARKMSGGENQAPFFVSMLAAFHRVYDLGRKDSRRNLGLVVMDEAFSKLSGDRIDDCLALASNFGLQLLLAFPMDRLGTMIDHADTVIECRVDRKRDGQGRDIHIENWVVPWNKDKLLQALAG from the coding sequence ATGGATCGCCCTCAGCGCATCACCCTCAGCCGCATCATCGCCATCAACTGGTACGGCTTCCGTCGCATCATTGATGTCAACGGCCTCGCCCTGCTTTGCGGTGAAAACGGCACCGGTAAGTCCGCTCTTCTGGACCTGGTACAATTCGTCTTGTTAGGCAGCAAAGGCACCCGCTTCAACCGCGCCGCCACTGGTGATGGCAAGCGCCCCACAGGCCGTGACCGCGACCTGCGCGGCTACTGCCTCTGCGATACCAATACCAAGACCAAGGACGGCCAACCCCGCTACCTGCGCCCCAGCGGTGTCACCGTCGCCGCCTTGGAATTCGAGTGGCCTCTGGAAGACGGCAGCACCGAGCCCCGTCGCGAGACCTGGGGCGTACGCGTGGAATATGAGGGCCCCACCTCAGACGCACGTTACGTGTGGTTTTACACCCCCTGCCGCCTGCATTGGGCAGACCTCATCCGCGAGCCTGACATGACCCAGCCGGACGTGCAGCAAATGCTCGCCGAGGATGAATTCCGCGTCCGCATCAAGCGCGATCTCCAGGGCGATCACTTCGGTCGCTTGGAAACTTACCTGGATGAGATGGGTGCCCGCGAGCATCTCTTCTTTGACCGCACGCAGATGAACAAAACCCTGCCGGGTGCCATCGCTTTCCAGCCCGTGGAAAACTTTGAAAGCTTCATCCGGGAAAACATCCTGGAGCCTGGTTTGCCTGAGGTAAAAGAAGTCCGCCGCAGCCTCGATGCCCTGCGCGAGGCTGAACGCCGAGTGGATACCCTGGGGGACCAGCTCGCCTATCTTCAGCGCATCCGCACTCATCACCTTAGCTTCAGTGAAGCCCGCCGCGAAGAGGCTCTTTTTGGCCACCTCCGCGCTGCGCTGGACCATGCCGAGGCCGAGGAAAAATTCCACCGTGCAGACAGTGACCTCGTGACCCTTCGTGAGCGCCATGCCGAGGATAAGGTCAACATGGAATCCGCCGTCCGTGAGCGCGATGAAGCCAAAGCCCGCTATGATGAAGTGAAGCTCGTGGCCGGCCGTGATGACAGCCTGCGCAAGCTCAATGACCTGCGCCGCCAGCGTGCCGACCTGATGCCCCGCATCGAGCGCCTGCGCCATGCCTCGCGCACTGCACATGAGATGCTGAATGAGCGTGCCCAGCACTGGGAGGAATGGCTAAAGCACGGCCAGCGTGTCGGTTTAAATGCCAAGCTGGAGCGCAGTGATCTACTGCCGCAGCTCCGCAGTGAGGATGCTCATGTGGGCCTGGAAGCCCTGCCCGGTTTGGCCCGTGAATACGACCGCATCAACCGTCTTGGTGAGGACTGGATGCGCCCCAAGCTGGAAGAAGTGGAAGAGTTGGAAAAGACCGAGCGCGATCTCCAGTATCAGCTCATCAGCCTTAACGAAGGCCGCACCCAGGCCACCCCGCTACTGGACAACCTTCGCTCACGTGGCCATAAGGCGGACCTGTTTGCCCGCGTTGTGGAAGTGAAGCCCGAATTCGAATCCTGGTGGCCCTTGCTGGAATCCGTCCTCGGCCCACATCGCCAGACCGTCCTGGTGGAAGACGATTCTTTCCTCGCCGCCTGGGAGCAATTCCAAAAGACCACCAGCACAGAGCTACTCGTCAGCGCAGACGAGCTGCGCACCCTCAAACCCGTAGCCGAGACAGGTTCTCTCGCTGAAATGCTGGAGACGAAGCATCCTGTCGCCCAACTTTTAATCAATCACCTGTTAGGCCAGATCATTGCCGTCAGCAGCAGCACCAAGCTGAAGACCCATGACCACGCCATCACCCAGGACGGCCTGCTAAAGACCCCCGGTCTGCGCCGTCACCTGAGCCAGGAAAAGGAGCTCACCCTCGGTGAAGAAGGCCTCCGCCGCATGCGCAAGGAGCGCGAAGAAGGCCTGGAGCGTGTGCGCGAATTCATGAGTGACTTCCGTCGCGAAGTCCACGCCGTGCGCAGCTGGCTGAAGCGTGGCGAAGATCACCGTCTGGGTGAAGACGCCCCCAAAGCCTCCGCCATTGAATTGTCCCAATTGCCCGGCCTGGAGGCCAACGAGCGCCAGCTTGAAGAAACCATCCAGCTCCTCGCTACCCCGGAGCAGGACCGCCAACTCCAGGAAATGGACCAATTGGAAATGCGTCTGCGCGGTCTGGAGCAGCGCATCGGCAGCCTCAGCACCGCCGTCACTGCTTTTGTGGTGAATGAGCGTCAGATGACTGAGCTCCTGGACCTCAGCCGTGAGGAATTCCAAAGCGCCACCCTCTCACTTCACGAAAGCCTCAACAGTCTGCCACGAGGTCTCCCTCAGGACGAAATCAATACCGTCCTCAAGGCAGCGCTGGAAGCCGGAGGCACCTGGCAGAAGCGCAAGGACCAAGCCGAATACGGACGCCAGTTCGCCCATGACCGCGCTGAACGCACCCGCCGTGACCGCAACGACGAACGCCGTAAACTGGCTGAAGTCCATTCTGAATATCGGCACGACTTTGATGCCGATGAAGAGGACAACGCCCGCTACGATGCACGCTGCAACGATCTCGAAAGCCACCAGCTCAGCCACTACCGCCAGATCGCCGAAGATCGTCGCCGTGAGTGGGAAGGCCGTCTTCAAAGCCAGGTCCTGGATGTCCTTCGTGAAAAGATCGACGAGGCCACCCGCACCACCAAGGAACTCAGCAAGATCCTAGATCAGGACATCGGCCGTTATCGCTACCGCATTTCCCAGACCCGCGACCGCGCCCAGTCTGCCATGTGGAACCTCATCGAAAATGGCCTTGAGGGGTTCAACCCTTCCGATGAACTCTTTGTCTCCTCCCACCAGGATGAAATCGCCAAAGCCAAAGAAGAGCTCATGGCAGCGATTGATAATCCCGATGATCCCAAAGCCCAGCGCCTGCTCGATTACCGCTTTTATCATCGTTACGACATGCTCATGATCCCCAGCGGTCATAGCGAAGAAGCCGCTATTTCACTTCAGAACAACGCCCGCAAAATGAGCGGCGGTGAAAACCAAGCCCCTTTCTTCGTCTCCATGCTCGCCGCCTTCCACCGCGTCTATGACCTGGGCCGCAAGGACAGCCGTCGCAACCTCGGTCTTGTCGTCATGGACGAAGCCTTCTCCAAGCTCAGCGGCGACCGCATTGATGACTGCCTGGCCCTCGCCAGCAACTTCGGTCTCCAGCTCCTCCTCGCCTTCCCCATGGACCGCCTCGGCACCATGATTGACCACGCCGATACCGTCATCGAATGCCGCGTGGACCGCAAACGCGATGGCCAGGGCCGCGACATTCACATCGAAAACTGGGTCGTCCCCTGGAACAAAGACAAACTCCTCCAAGCCCTCGCCGGATGA
- a CDS encoding DUF4194 domain-containing protein yields the protein MSSLPWPSFWADVPDRDRSPIRDVLADLLRHGVILGDEGSGRDSYLLVRDQYPDHIRDYLAPLGLELIIDHEPPLIQARPVPEECQLLATFTKDETLLVLALWRVFDESRSEQATETVIISANDLWVKWRVFFEHIEPPGITALEELLARLRRKRLIRFMRSEDSTRPGEAMIEVLPSLARSIPFDSIDAWLERAKLYEPEPPATPLTLEE from the coding sequence ATGAGTTCTCTTCCCTGGCCATCTTTCTGGGCCGACGTGCCCGACCGCGACCGCTCCCCCATCCGCGATGTCCTCGCCGATCTCCTCCGCCATGGCGTCATCCTGGGGGATGAAGGCAGCGGCCGCGATTCCTACCTTTTAGTTAGGGACCAGTATCCGGATCATATTCGTGACTACCTCGCCCCCCTGGGGCTTGAGCTCATCATTGATCACGAGCCACCCCTCATCCAGGCCCGTCCCGTGCCGGAGGAGTGCCAGCTCCTGGCCACCTTTACCAAGGATGAGACTCTGCTCGTGCTCGCCCTGTGGCGCGTTTTTGATGAATCCCGCAGCGAGCAGGCCACGGAAACTGTCATCATCAGTGCCAATGACCTCTGGGTAAAATGGCGCGTCTTCTTTGAGCACATCGAGCCACCAGGCATCACTGCCCTGGAGGAACTTCTCGCTCGCCTCCGCCGCAAGCGCCTCATCCGTTTCATGCGTAGTGAGGACAGCACCCGCCCTGGCGAGGCCATGATCGAGGTCCTCCCCAGCCTCGCCCGCAGCATCCCCTTTGACAGCATCGATGCCTGGCTTGAACGCGCCAAGCTTTATGAGCCGGAGCCTCCCGCCACCCCGCTCACGCTCGAAGAATAA
- a CDS encoding Wadjet anti-phage system protein JetA family protein, producing the protein MSAKHLSQRLFASVSADFFRPLVRPSAPVYVDGADRLIQEAGEAGRLPQSDALAILREVLSQNPQVALQEDEGGGLQDIRARAGKLYNQLLQVRWIEEQAVSLNERWVVISPSLRPLMRTLRDLAEDEVAELKSFADTLRGVCTTLEQRDVLNPFIVPAQEMRGTLHDLLQRMESAIVQLHGVEKLVHSFEKRQRETESGAETLRLFYHEFHEGQHMVCYDVLRGGGLLPRLQRARSRVREAGDDPHVIQHLAEGIAEYRNLDLNEAWELANTQLQRLERQLAGLRLRAEAIDARVASFNRLSVQRYRYQSELRGRRPDMIKRYCDAVNAAHRGSKFNDLRIEPDFPLATPEVDFFYGTASLARPRRARTPVALELGQSLSAEDEAADLERLRQRQRFALTPHRAARLVARLLREYGPGIATDGFRLETTDELLDLMAAAAYTHGVDAASGEEQRWQVASSSAGHGLEPETIPRDAQAGWRVERFAIARPS; encoded by the coding sequence ATGTCAGCCAAACATCTCAGCCAGCGCCTGTTTGCCAGCGTCTCGGCGGACTTCTTCCGTCCGCTGGTACGTCCTTCGGCCCCGGTGTATGTGGATGGTGCGGACCGCCTCATCCAGGAGGCGGGTGAAGCTGGCCGCTTACCGCAATCGGATGCCCTCGCCATCCTGCGTGAGGTCCTGTCTCAAAATCCCCAAGTAGCACTGCAGGAAGATGAAGGCGGTGGTCTTCAGGACATCCGTGCCCGCGCCGGAAAGCTCTATAACCAGCTCCTCCAAGTCCGCTGGATCGAGGAACAAGCCGTCAGCCTGAACGAGCGCTGGGTCGTCATCTCCCCTTCCCTACGCCCCCTTATGCGCACCCTCCGCGATCTGGCCGAGGATGAGGTGGCCGAGCTCAAAAGCTTCGCAGACACCTTGCGCGGCGTCTGCACCACCCTGGAGCAAAGGGACGTATTAAACCCCTTCATCGTCCCCGCCCAGGAAATGCGCGGCACCCTGCACGATCTCCTCCAGCGCATGGAAAGCGCCATCGTCCAGCTTCACGGCGTGGAAAAGCTGGTACATAGTTTTGAGAAACGGCAGCGCGAAACCGAATCCGGCGCGGAAACCCTGCGCCTCTTTTACCACGAATTCCACGAAGGCCAGCACATGGTCTGTTATGATGTTTTGCGCGGTGGCGGCCTACTTCCCCGCCTGCAACGGGCACGCAGCCGGGTGCGTGAGGCGGGGGATGATCCCCACGTTATCCAGCATCTGGCCGAAGGCATCGCCGAATACCGAAACCTGGATCTGAATGAAGCCTGGGAGCTGGCCAATACCCAGCTTCAGCGCCTGGAGCGCCAGCTCGCCGGGCTGCGTCTGCGGGCGGAGGCCATTGATGCCCGCGTCGCCTCCTTCAACAGGCTTTCCGTCCAGCGTTACCGTTATCAGTCTGAGTTGCGCGGCCGTCGGCCGGACATGATCAAGCGCTATTGCGATGCCGTGAATGCCGCCCATCGCGGCAGCAAGTTCAACGACCTGCGCATTGAGCCGGATTTCCCCCTGGCCACTCCAGAGGTGGATTTCTTTTACGGCACCGCCTCCCTGGCCCGTCCGCGCCGCGCCCGCACTCCTGTGGCGCTGGAGCTTGGTCAGTCCCTCTCTGCTGAAGATGAAGCCGCTGACCTGGAACGTCTGCGCCAGCGTCAAAGATTCGCCCTCACGCCCCACCGCGCCGCGCGTCTGGTGGCCCGCTTGCTCCGCGAGTACGGCCCCGGCATCGCCACCGATGGTTTCCGGCTTGAAACCACGGATGAGCTTTTGGACCTCATGGCCGCCGCCGCCTACACCCATGGAGTGGATGCCGCCAGTGGCGAAGAACAGCGCTGGCAGGTGGCCAGCAGCAGCGCCGGTCATGGGCTCGAACCTGAGACCATCCCTCGTGACGCCCAGGCCGGCTGGCGCGTCGAACGTTTTGCCATAGCCCGCCCCTCATGA